attttctttttgtaatgaatgttcattttagtaatttattaatattaaaagtggtTTTATATTTATGCAACATATTGTCAAAAGTActattgaaatcatttttttaaattaaaaaaaaaaacgtttttcATAAAAGTACCGTagaagaaaacactttttagtaaaaacacttttaataaaaacaccCTTAAACGCGGATAATTACATAAACCATTATAGAATTAAATAATTCACCAAAATTTTTAGAttacatttttttctatatttcataCTTCTTACAATGAAtaccaaacaaaatcaaattacaaTCAACCAACCATCTTCCCTTGCGGTCAATGAGCTTCAAGACACCCAATTCacacaaatgaataaataaaaccattTCAAAATACCCACatcaaaatgagaaattttttttgaaaatttgaaaaattacaattaaattaaGCATGAACCACGAGGCCTAATCAGCCATGGAAGTGTATGGGGGTCATCTTACAAGTCCTGATCAAAAGGCCACTGGAAAATCGATGCGACCCTTATCCAATCCAAGAGCCactcaaatattatattatgaagATGGGAAGTGGGAAGCATTATTCCTCTACCTGTATATCTTTCTCAATCGTCCTTACTTATTTCTATTATCATTAGCTTTGAAGGATAGTGCTGTCAATAAACCATTCTCTAATGAATGTAAgatctataaataaattttgaaaataaaatcagtaaattcacttcaaataaaattttaaaaattgtacaaaatataaataaattatttgatgaatgtaaaaaaaaaaaaaaatatttatgttcaTTACTTTTGAATATGATGATATTACACAATCAACCAAAGCTAAAAATGTAAAGTATATAAAAGATATATgcttttccttctttaattATAAACTGACTAATTTGAGAAGGACCATATACCAATTCTTCAATTGTTGGTATGGCAAGTCCTGGTAGGCTCCTGCAAGGCATTGAGCTATCaaataaatatgtatatatatgagAAAGGAACACAAGACCTATTTGTTGGGGAAGAGCTACATGTTTGACcattatcatcattttaataTACGAATGACCGTGTAGTTTCAGGGAAAGAGGCATGAATGAAGCCAATATTTCCTAATTCcacatgaataaaaattatgaaattttggtgATGGATGCATGTGTGTAAGGGCTCTTGTAAGTGCCCtcaactcaattttttaaagcaaGTTGTACCCTTAAACACTATTCAAAAGACCCTTGGACACCTTCTGGTAGCTCAAGCAGTTGGCCAAAGGTCAATGAACATCCTCAAGATTCTGGATGAAGTCTCTCAGATCGTGCTCTCATTATAGCCAGAAAGGTTCACTTATAAACCCACAAACTCCATCTCCCACCCATGTGCATTcatctctcattttctcttttctttcatcttcGACATACTTCTTTTTGCTGGCCTTTTTTGGGTGCAACAAGGCAATGGGTATGGCTGCAGAGTCGCACTTTCATGTTCTAGCTGTTGATGACAGCCTCATTGATAGAAAATGGATTGAGAAACTCCTCAAAACCTCTTCTTTTCAAGGTATGTTGATAAGATGAtcgaatttttctttctttctttctttctttctttttttcatttttttttttgggggttttgattattcaatttttttttttttggtgggtttTTTGGACAGTTACTGTTGTAGATTCTGTGAGTAAAGCTCTTGAATTCCTGGGTGTGCAAGAGGCAGAACAGGAAAGGAAAGTCAATTTAATTATTACAGATTATTCTATGCCTGGAATGACTGGCTATGATCTCCTCAGAAAGATCAAGGTATCTTCATTTGCCCAATGATTAGATTTCAGCATCTTATTTTTTTCACGCCAAGTTAGTCCCAACAATTAATTAGAATTCAAAATGAATCTGCGGGAGTCAACATCTCTTAAAGACATCCCAGTTGTGATCATGTCCTCTGAGAATATCCCTTCTAGGATTAACAGGTGAGAACATAATTGAAGATTTGTCCACACCCTTTTGATACAATTGAATTCTTCACATTCAGAATAAATGAATGGCTCGTTGATTCACTTTCTGATCTGAGAATGGTTAATGGGTATTGACCAGATGTCTAGAAGGAGCAGAAGATTTCTTCCTGAAACCTGTTCAATTATCTGATGTGAACAAGCTTAGACCCCACCTACTTGGATGGAGGACACTTGTAGAGATTTGAAGTTTGAAGCTTCACAAAAATGCTGGAAATTTGAATGTCGAATCTTCACAAAAACCATAATTAATCAAGGGTTTGAGTCTTGATCTCAAGTGGAAGATGGAAATCCTTGTAAGTTTCTATTCCTTTGAGTGGGTGGTTTCACCTAACATGGGGTCACAATCGAGAGTCTTATTGGGCCATTCTTAAGGCTAGCTCCTAAGACCACATGGTGCTCTACCAACGAAAGAGTGTTGATGTGCTACATTCGCCTCTCAATAAGTGCCACATCTCTTCAATCAGGAATTGTCCCTCCACAAATATAGTCCACTTCCACTCcgggcttttttaacttttgcggcaattttaaaaaattataattaaaaaatggtagttttgaaaatattgacagATTTACGGCAGTTTTGGCCACgtggaaggtgtcttttgaagagacaccttccacaattttcaaaatcatgaaagaattgaatttaagctaaaggtgtctcttgaagagacaccttctacaattccagaaaatttgatttatattaaaggtgtctcttgaaaaaacactttcgACGTGgtaaaaaatccaatatgcattaaaggtgtcttttgaagagacactttccacgtggcaaaaaatccaatattcattaaaggtgtctcttgaagagacactttccacaatttgaaaattttgaatgtcttataaatttgattttaaagctaaagatgtctcttgaagagacaccttctacaattcctaaaaattttaatttataccaaaggtgtctcttgaagagacaccttttagaattccaaaaaattatatttatactaaatatgtcTCTTGGAAAGACACTttacacaattccacaaaatccaatatgtattttatttgtggaaatgattttaaagctaaagatgtctctctttaatgtatgaaaattgtggaaagtgtctcttgaagagacacttttagtataaacccaatttttttaaaataatagaaggtgtctcttgaagagacaccttcaatataattccattttttgggaattgtgaaaTGTGTCTCTTGATACCTTCcgcaattttaaaaatattgagtttatactgaaagtgcttgtttaaaagacactttccacaatttccattcaaacagtggaaaattttgaatttatgctgaaggtgtctcttgaagagacaccttccataataacaaaaaactgaAATTATATTCGGACgcctttcatcatttttaaaaaattgggtttatactgaaagtgtctcttgaagagacactttcaacaatttttcagtgaaaaaaaagatagtattttttattttttattttaacaaataaaaagtgaagaatctctttgaatttaaatttgaatttcaatttcaattttaattattgcaggtactaatctaatcaggttattatttttttattttgttgcaaCCCCCGTTTCATTCCCAAGTTTTTGCAATCCCCGTTTGATTCctaagaaaatccatcccccatttgctTTCCGGGAAAGtccatgcaaaacccctaaaaaaacaaacaaaaaaatgtttttttttttgctccatgCTTTTTGGATCTGTccaggggtctctttgcttttgtgccattggatttaaatttcacaaaccctccacgatttttgagccacgctgaaaaacacaacctttcccCTCAAATCATGATCACAAAGCTTTTccctcaaatcatgatcagattacgcTGAAAAAATTGGACAGATACCCTGTGCacgggctggactggtaggaaatattggACAGATACcctgtgcgcgggctggactggtaggaaatattgggaatttttttttttcaactttcccacactttcttggcaaccaaacagaatcacaacaagccgaaccacaaaaaaattaaaactttctccattatttttagtctacttggtttcattgtaaaaaaaaacaaaaactttattttttttacaactttcccacactttctcggTGACCAAACACAACCACACCACCAAATATAACCACAAAACTTACAGAAAACACCGGGGGCAATGGTTTCTCAGATCTGCACTTCACTTCCCTCCTATTGGTGTTGAGGCAAGGATCTCCACCTCATGATCAACGTGCGGGATAGTGGGTTTTCGGGCAGAAGAGGTTTGATgcagagaagaaaaatgggaagggaagagaagaaaaacgaGAAGGGAAATGAAAAGGGGGGAATGGGTTTTTATATCTCATCCGACGTGTTATCCTACGTGTTCAAAAGTGCCgtagaattggaattattttccaaactatggtattttaaatattattttttttaaaagcagtATATTTATCAAGAATCCCTTCCACTCCATGGTGGTTTAGTGTGGGCTTAAAAAGTAGACGCATCCTCATCATGCATGAATCGGTCTTACCAAGGCTTCACTCGGTGCTTCCACGTGCTTATTAGGATATGCCTCTCAATGAGTCATGGTTGTTTGGGACAATGATTTTAgagatttaaattttggtaCTTAAACATAGAAGAATCAAAGGAGCCTCATGTAAACGGAATCTCGCTTATGAATTATCATCCAAACTCCAATCTCATTTAGGGGTACCATCaagagaaaatcaaatatgtcaCACTCATGTGATAGCATTCACACTACAACCTCATCAAGAATTAAAACAAGCTAATCAAGACCCTTAGCTAACTACCCTCATAAGAGCTAATGTCCTGAGGTTACTATCATCAGCTTACTGTTTGTTGTAATTATCTCTTATAAACCATATGTGATTCATTTGATGTAAAGGTAATTGTATATACAACCCTATAAATGGACCTTTGTTCATTTTCATTATACCTTATTATTAAACTTCCAATCAAACTTCTCCATTTTCCATAACACCTTTAACCATTCAACATCAATCAAACTTCGTCACTAGTACTACTTGTAATTGAGGCATATGTTTTTAAGGATCGGGCCTTGGGAGCGGGCAAATGTGCACCCAAACCTCGCATAAAACCAAGAGAAACATAAATCAACATTAGAAATGTAGAAATGATCAATCTAGAAtatcaaaataagataaattactACTTTGTTAGGATCTTGTCTGCTCTATTAAAAGGAGTCCTAACTTGAGTGGTAGCAAATCTCACAATATGTGATTTTCCcttaaacttatttattattcataattttgtgCCTAAGTGTTGTAGATGAAACAAAAGCTTAGAGCTAGCAAAAAAGGCACAACACTCATGGCTAATTATCTAGTAGATATTCTGATTGTGGTTGGAAAATTAGTTCCAGATGATGAGCTtatcatgaaaatatatatagtctaaaaaggaaaaaatttcttcacaATCATCGTTATTTTCTTGGAGATAGTAGTTCAATGAAGACTTTGACCTTTGTTCCTTTTCTAAATcaatatcttctttttcttaggAGAGAAATGAGGGTTTGTCTCTGAGAAGCTTTTAATATTCCTTCAAGGTCTTAGGTATAGCAAGTTGAGCTTGAATTTGTTGCTTTTTAATAAGAAACTGAGGCATATCCTCTAAGAGCCTGAGGAGGATTctaaaaaagtttctaaatagTTTAAACTAAAGCGTTATTCTTCAATTCATCCCACTATTTTTATCTTCAAAGTTCTTCCTAGTGGAGGGAAAATTACTAAGGCTTCTTCAAAGTCCAAAAATTATGTCATCATTATTCCAAGGTATATGGACATGATGAAAAgttttatgataattttgatcgaaaataaaataaatacttatgccattttatACTTTATCAAATCCAAAAAGcatacaaaatattttgtatcacACCATATCCAATAATTGAGTGTAATTATTAGCTtgaaataattatcattttttattgttgctCCTTCCTTTGAGTGGCCGGTTTTAAGGTTACCTCCAACCGGAAGAAATATAATCTTGGGACATaagatttcaaattattcttatgaAATTTCAAACACTTTTGACTTGTTATTACACATTAAATCTATCATATATAGTTTGTGTTATTTGTTGTCGGTGTACTTGTATACTTGAGTAAAATAAAACATcgaatataaaattgtttttatacacTTTACTGTCTTGTTTGGCaatttttgaaagcaattttataaaatagtttttcataacatttttttaagacCATTTTCTCATGCGTTAgagaacaaaagtttgtttgagaatttgaaatgttttaaacttaattttaatatttttaaatatgttttaaaaataaattttatatctagtactttattttttatcattgtataaatttatataattctttttaaaaaataactcttaataaataagtgaaaacaactaaaatatattttttgaaaatatcatattttttgttgttaaaaataaaaaataaaaataattttttattatcaaacatgttttataTATGTCCCTACATTTTTTACTACCGCCTTTGAAAAccaatgaaattgaaaacactcaatatacacaaataaataaataaataaaatcatttcaaaacaaCTTGCTGAAAATGTGGAAAAAGAGGGGGGCGGGCGGGAGGGCGGgggaaattacaaaattataattaaattaaagcgTAGACCACCAGGCCTCATCAGCCATGGACGTGTATAGGAGTCATCTTACAAGCCTTAATCGAAAGGGCACTGAAAAACTGGTGTAACGCTTATTCGATCAAAGAGCCactcaaatattatattataaagtgTAATTAaactgaaatttaaaaatagatcaTTGCAGATTCTCCACTTCACAAATCAATGGGAAGATGGCCAGATTCCTCTCTATCCGTCAGTCTTTTCTTAGGCATCTGTGcttattcctattattattagttttggAGGACACTGCTGTCACTAAACCATCTTTAATTATTGtaagaattataaataaattttagaaatttgtaAGATATTGGATGTAATAATATCACTCTTCAACCCAGGATGAATCATCCAAATAATAGCTTTTAGAATAAGTCCATGAGgtatgatattattataaaatgtttagCTTATCTTCACTGAATACCAACCGATACTTTTTAGAAGAGATGATTAAACCCtaaatcaataattaatatTGGTCATGCGTCATATTAGGAAAAGAGTGCGATAATGTTATTTCGGTCCTCATAAGTCAAATTCACTTGTTTGGATAGGTTTTTCAGTTCttatttttttggcttcttATCTCCATTTTAACAGACGAATCACTGTATACATGTAAGGGAATGAGACAAGAATCAAGCCAATATTTGCTAATACCACATGAATAAAACTTATGAAATTTTGGAGATACATGCATGTGTCAAAAGGGTTGCTGTAAGTGCATGCCCTCAACTCAATTTTTAAAGCAAGTGGTGCCCTTAAACTCTATTCAAAAGACCCTTGAACACTACCTCAAACAGTGAGCCAAAGGTCAATGAATACCCTCAAGATTCTGGATGATGTCTCGGGGATCATGCTCTCATTGTAGCCAGTTAGGCTCAGATATAAACCCACAAACACCATCTCCAACCCATGTGCATTcacctctcattctctcttttcttcatcttcatacTTCTTTTTGCTGGCCTTTTTTGGGTGCAACAAGGCAATGGGTATGGCTGGAGAGTCACAGTTTCATGTTCTAGCTGTTGATGACAGCATCATAGATAGAAAATGGATTGAAAAGCTCCTCAAGACCTCTTCTTTTCAAGGTATGTTGATagaaagattgattttttttttcctttttttttatttagtctatttattctatttttg
This DNA window, taken from Vitis riparia cultivar Riparia Gloire de Montpellier isolate 1030 chromosome 13, EGFV_Vit.rip_1.0, whole genome shotgun sequence, encodes the following:
- the LOC117928836 gene encoding two-component response regulator ORR9-like, which gives rise to MKSLRSCSHYSQKGSLINPQTPSPTHVHSSLIFSFLSSSTYFFLLAFFGCNKAMGMAAESHFHVLAVDDSLIDRKWIEKLLKTSSFQVTVVDSVSKALEFLGVQEAEQERKVNLIITDYSMPGMTGYDLLRKIKMSRRSRRFLPETCSII